From Coffea arabica cultivar ET-39 chromosome 2e, Coffea Arabica ET-39 HiFi, whole genome shotgun sequence, the proteins below share one genomic window:
- the LOC113725199 gene encoding F-box protein At5g07610: protein MEISSVKISGAAEQVTSARIVASIDELLEDILLRLPIRSLIRFKFVSKRWLSLISNPQFAVLHQDRNPALKPAIGLFLPYTSFRSNPTKFEYINFDVHNLTSSPFSVLKFASDPSAGSIKILQSCNGLLLCSSYRAQRPRQNYHVFNPTTKQLTTIPKPAYRRTIYGVSLAFDPTKSSAYKVVCVRASELVSGSYQIQIYSSDTAGPWRVSGEPFAAKHDFKNGIYWNGAVHWLGHWGRDNSLYFNVDEERLGEVGPTPNNAEQEAEMTYFGESCDHLNLIQMYGRPDVEFYVYEMRRDCSGWDIKYMVDLSAVTSAFPRMIRTELDSYDGGYYVLSVLSIIRGEKEEEAFLVLQIPGKAIRYNLVTKTFVKLCDFEGAEDEGYLRFEGVNAYQYIESLCCV from the coding sequence ATGGAGATCAGTAGTGTCAAGATCTCCGGAGCAGCCGAGCAGGTAACATCTGCTCGGATAGTTGCTTCGATTGATGAGCTATTGGAAGACATCCTCTTACGCCTTCCAATAAGATCACTCATCCGTTTCAAGTTTGTCTCCAAACGCTGGCTCTCTCTCATATCCAACCCACAATTTGCTGTCCTCCACCAGGACCGCAATCCCGCTCTCAAGCCAGCAATAGGCCTATTCCTGCCCTACACAAGCTTTCGCAGCAACCCAACCAAATTCGAGTACATCAACTTTGACGTCCATAACCTGACCTCCTCACCATTTTCAGTACTAAAATTTGCCAGTGATCCATCTGCAGGCTCCATAAAGATTCTACAGTCTTGCAATGGCCTATTGCTTTGTTCCAGTTACCGAGCTCAGCGCCCCCGACAGAACTATCATGTTTTCAATCCCACCACAAAGCAGTTAACCACAATCCCAAAGCCGGCATATAGGAGGACCATATATGGAGTAAGCTTGGCTTTTGACCCTACCAAGTCGTCTGCCTATAAAGTTGTCTGCGTTCGGGCCTCTGAGCTGGTTTCAGGGTCTTATCAGATCCAGATATACTCATCTGACACTGCAGGCCCCTGGAGAGTTTCAGGGGAGCCTTTCGCTGCTAAACATGATTTTAAGAATGGGATCTACTGGAACGGAGCAGTGCATTGGCTCGGGCATTGGGGTCGTGATAATTCATTATACTTCAATGTTGATGAGGAAAGGCTTGGAGAAGTGGGACCAACTCCTAATAATGCAGAACAGGAAGCTGAAATGACTTATTTCGGAGAATCTTGCGACCATTTGAACCTTATTCAGATGTATGGTCGTCCAGATGTTGAGTTCTATGTGTATGAAATGAGGAGGGACTGCTCAGGATGGGATATCAAGTACATGGTTGATCTTTCAGCGGTTACTAGTGCATTTCCACGAATGATCAGGACTGAATTGGACTCGTACGATGGTGGTTACTATGTACTCTCAGTCTTGTCTATCATTCGGGGTGAAAAAGAAGAGGAAGCTTTCTTAGTTTTGCAGATTCCCGGTAAGGCCATTCGCTACAATCTGGTCACCAAAACCTTCGTGAAGCTCTGTGATTTTGAGGGTGCTGAGGACGAGGGCTATTTAAGATTTGAGGGTGTGAATGCTTATCAGTACATTGAATCACTTTGTTGTGTTTGA